The following proteins are co-located in the Dromiciops gliroides isolate mDroGli1 chromosome 2, mDroGli1.pri, whole genome shotgun sequence genome:
- the LOC122741265 gene encoding motile sperm domain-containing protein 1-like: MQQPPRQPELGEGNLPVFVFPTELIFYADDQSTHKQVLTLYNPYEFALKFKVLCTTPNKYVVVDAAGAVKPQCCVDIVIRHRDVRPCHYDVIDKFRLQVSEQSQGKALGRKEIIATLLPSAKEQRKEEEEKRIKDHLAESVFFEQMLCQTENRAVSSGPSLLTVFLGIVCIAALMLPTLGEVESLVPHYFHLSVNQKLVAAYVLGLITMVILRI; encoded by the coding sequence ATGCAGCAGCCACCACGGCAGCCCGAGTTAGGGGAAGGCAATCTTCCCGTGTTCGTGTTTCCTACGGAACTTATCTTTTATGCAGACGACCAGTCCACCCACAAGCAGGTGCTGACTCTGTATAATCCCTACGAGTTTGCCTTAAAGTTCAAAGTGCTGTGCACCACCCCCAACAAGTACGTGGTGGTGGACGCCGCGGGTGCAGTAAAGCCTCAGTGCTGCGTGGACATCGTCATTCGTCATAGAGATGTCCGGCCCTGTCACTATGATGTAATAGACAAATTCCGTCTTCAAGTGTCCGAACAAAGCCAAGGGAAGGCTTTAGGACGCAAGGAGATTATTGCGACCCTTCTGCCGTCGGCCAAAGAACAacgaaaggaagaagaggaaaaaaggataaaGGACCACTTAGCAGAAAGTGTCTTTTTTGAGCAGATGCTGTGTCAAACGGAAAACAGGGCTGTCTCCTCGGGACCTAGTTTGTTAACCGTCTTCCTGGGAATCGTGTGCATTGCAGCTCTTATGCTTCCTACATTGGGAGAAGTGGAATCTCTAGTGCCTCACTACTTCCATTTAAGTGTGAATCAAAAACTAGTAGCTGCTTATGTTTTAGGTCTTATAACTATGGTTATACTTAGAATATGA